Sequence from the Nocardiopsis sp. YSL2 genome:
GGCATCGCGGTGTTCGGGTCGATCTTCGTGTCCCGGCTCAACGACCGGATGGCCGAGGCGCCCGGCGGCGGAGTGCAGTTCCAGGGCGGCGAAGCCGGGATCAGCTCCATGACACCGCAGATGCTCCAGGCGATGCCCGCGCCGGTGCGCACGTTCATCGAGCAGGCCTTCGCGGGCGCGCTGCCGCCGATCTTCCTCTACGCGGTGCCGATCGCGCTGGTGGGCTTCGTGCTCTCCTGGTTCATCACCGAGAAGCCGTTGGCGACGACCGTCGGCCCCGCGCCGGAAGCGGACCGCGAGTCCGGTTCAGCGCCTGGGGGGCGGGACGAGTCCGGTTCGGCGCACGGGACCGGGGGCCGGTCGGACACCTCGCCCGGGGACGGGGACCGGCCCGGCTCAGGCGCCGTGTCCACGGACCGGCGCGGGCAGGAGAACGGCGCCGGGCCCGACGCGGCGGCCGGCTCCGCACCCGAGCCCACGTCGGACGCACCCCCGGAGGACCCCGGGCAGACCCCCGAGACCGGGACCCGGGGCGCCGACGCGGCCGCCGGGTCGGGCCGGGGTGCCACACCCAGGTGATCCGCCGCCGAGGCCTGGCGGCAGCGGTCTGACTGTCACCACGAGGTGACAGCGTTACCAAGATGTGCCGCATGCCTCAGGAACGACTCGCGCCCCCGTGCCGTCCCACTCGGTACGGGGGCGTCGCGCCGCCTCCGCCTGCTCCCTTCCCGGGGGTCGGGGGGATGTCAGGGGCGGCCCAGGGCTGTCCCCGATGGGAAACGTCGTGGTGAGGAGGCAGTCTGGAGACATGAGCGAGAACTTCACGACCAAGCGATTCAGCCGCAGTGACTCCGACCGGTTCCTGACCGGCGTGTGCGGGGGCATCGCCGCCTACACCGGGATCGACGCCACCATCGTCCGCCTGATCTTCGTGGTCTTCGCGTTCCTCGGCGGCGGCGTCTTCGTCTACATCCTGGCGTGGCTGCTGATGCCCGCCGAGAGCGAGCAGCGCTCCCTTCTGGAGCAGATCATCCGCAACTTCCAAGGAAAGCCGAGCCAGAGCTGATGTGGACCCTGAGAGCCCACCCCGGGTGGCAGCGACGCGACATCAACGCCCCGCGTGAGGAGTGTGAGGCCGACGAGGCCCGCGACTCCTCGGCGGACGGCGGACGCGAGCGGTAGCGGGCAGGAACGCAGGACAGGCGACGGGGAGCGGGAAGCAGGAGGCGGTGCCGGCAACGCCCATCGGGCGGCGGCGAGCCCCCTCCCGCCCGGACGCCTTCGGCGGACGGACGGCCTAGGACGCCTTCTCCGTCTGGTCCATGAGTTCGACGGTGTGGCCCGCCAACCGGGCCCAGGGCAACGCGAGACCGGCCGCCAGCACGATGCCCACGGCCCCGGCGCTCACCACGACGACGTTGGGGCTGAACGACTCGGCGAGCAGGCCGGCGAGCAGGATGCCCAGGCCCTGGGCGGTCTGCAGGCCCGCCGCGACCAGGCCGAAGGCCAGACCCCGGCCCTCCTTGGGGACGCACAGGACGAAGGCCGCGTTCGCGACGATCTGGTAGGAGCTGCACACACCGCTGACCACCAGCGCCGCGATCATCATCCACAGCGGGGGATCGAAGAGCCACAGCAGCAGTGGCACCGACGCGAGTACGGCCAGCGGGCCGAGCATGCGGATCCGCGTGGGCGGCGGGATCAGCCGTGTGAGGACGAAACCGCCGAAGAACGCTCCGATGAACGGACCCGCCATGATCAGCCCGGCGGAGGTGGGGCCGCCGCCGACCTGCTCCGACAGCGGACTGGCCAGCCCGTAGGGGATCATGTACAGGCCCGCGAGCCAGGCCAGCAGCGCCAGGGTGCGCAGGCGGTGGTCGCCGAACACGAGCTTGGACCCGTCGCGGATCATCACCGGCAGCCGGGGGCGTTCGGAGGCCTCGGCCCGCGGCGAGGGACGCGATC
This genomic interval carries:
- a CDS encoding PspC domain-containing protein encodes the protein MSENFTTKRFSRSDSDRFLTGVCGGIAAYTGIDATIVRLIFVVFAFLGGGVFVYILAWLLMPAESEQRSLLEQIIRNFQGKPSQS
- a CDS encoding MFS transporter; amino-acid sequence: MAEPRLNHTPEDEDEPRSSDAPDDSWRNSYRQVMAIGEFRSLWLAHALSTIGTNLLNIAAVTLVFQQTDSPLAAGFTLALTFLPPLIAGPLLSGVADIFPRRRVMVACDLLRASLIFAIGIPGVPLWAIWALLFCSVLPTLPFAAARAALLTEIVQGERYVAGLAIFQLTAQIGTLAGLAAGGYMAAMLGVNMAFMANGTVIVLAALIVLFGVRSRPSPRAEASERPRLPVMIRDGSKLVFGDHRLRTLALLAWLAGLYMIPYGLASPLSEQVGGGPTSAGLIMAGPFIGAFFGGFVLTRLIPPPTRIRMLGPLAVLASVPLLLWLFDPPLWMMIAALVVSGVCSSYQIVANAAFVLCVPKEGRGLAFGLVAAGLQTAQGLGILLAGLLAESFSPNVVVVSAGAVGIVLAAGLALPWARLAGHTVELMDQTEKAS